The Echinicola rosea genome has a segment encoding these proteins:
- a CDS encoding glycosyltransferase family 2 protein, with protein sequence MIIPVYNAAQFVKIAVASTVDLTEVGEVILIEDGSPDGALEICLQLAEHYDKVSLYQHPNGANKGAAASRNLGIEKATCDFVAFLDADDWYLPHRFKKDKEVFTFHPSTDVAYSCTVLEEDLYQPVVKRYGVRYDPKKQLKQEVTPLEFYEWKLMNKKVLFNTNSITLRREFLLKDKCFDTRLRLHQDSELWNRLMRRGDFQAAEWQNPVAVVRRHEGNRITHRSHTSALKMLAVMMDNIGFENLEKFERQYLFEQFLRNESKQYKNHWKRRLVYYLNRFVNRLWRDKFLKLKMKQYGID encoded by the coding sequence GTGATCATTCCTGTATATAATGCTGCGCAATTTGTCAAAATTGCGGTAGCATCTACTGTCGATCTTACCGAAGTTGGCGAAGTGATATTGATTGAAGATGGTTCGCCTGATGGAGCTTTGGAAATCTGCTTGCAATTGGCTGAACATTATGATAAAGTAAGTTTGTACCAGCATCCGAATGGAGCAAACAAGGGAGCCGCAGCAAGCAGAAACCTTGGAATTGAAAAGGCAACATGCGATTTTGTTGCGTTTTTAGATGCTGATGATTGGTATTTGCCTCACCGATTTAAGAAGGACAAGGAAGTCTTTACTTTTCATCCGAGTACTGATGTAGCCTATTCCTGCACTGTGTTGGAGGAAGATTTATATCAGCCAGTTGTCAAGAGGTATGGTGTTAGGTATGATCCAAAGAAACAACTAAAGCAGGAAGTTACCCCTTTGGAATTTTATGAATGGAAATTAATGAATAAAAAGGTGCTTTTTAATACTAATAGCATCACTTTGAGAAGAGAGTTTTTATTGAAGGATAAATGCTTTGATACACGACTTCGACTCCATCAGGATTCCGAATTGTGGAATAGACTGATGAGGAGGGGGGACTTTCAAGCGGCAGAATGGCAAAATCCAGTAGCGGTAGTAAGACGCCATGAAGGCAATAGAATTACACATAGGTCTCATACATCCGCATTGAAAATGCTGGCCGTAATGATGGATAATATTGGGTTTGAAAACCTAGAGAAATTTGAAAGACAGTATCTCTTCGAACAGTTTCTCAGAAATGAAAGCAAGCAATATAAAAACCATTGGAAAAGGAGGCTTGTATATTATTTAAACAGATTTGTTAATAGACTTTGGCGTGATAAATTTTTGAAGCTAAAAATGAAGCAGTATGGTATTGATTAG
- a CDS encoding glycosyltransferase family A protein — translation MVLISVIIPTYNRAKMLPRAIESVIQQTLKEWELIIIDDGSTDNTKSVVDEFLSDKRISYLYQENRGVSAARNLGTEKAIGNFFCFLDSDDWVKKEWLDDFFQKYCSNKQLEVIIGGFCVSKDNRIVKNRRAEAEKYNNTLPGTYFIKSALFKEIGGFDTHLSYGENTELFFRVYQQSPKVGYLKKENLIYNKSNSGGSMDLGNQVKSLKHILKKHEDLLDANVKFLYLQIIGVSLMKTGDLQDSKYYLGKAYLLKPWKIKTLLRFLISLSPFLIRRIYQK, via the coding sequence ATGGTATTGATTAGTGTAATTATTCCTACATATAATCGGGCTAAGATGCTTCCTCGAGCCATAGAAAGTGTCATCCAGCAGACTCTTAAAGAATGGGAATTGATCATTATAGATGATGGAAGTACTGACAATACCAAGTCAGTAGTGGATGAGTTTCTCTCAGATAAGAGGATCAGTTATTTGTATCAAGAGAATAGAGGCGTTTCTGCAGCGAGAAACTTAGGAACGGAAAAAGCAATCGGGAATTTCTTTTGTTTTTTAGACAGTGATGACTGGGTAAAGAAGGAGTGGCTGGATGATTTTTTTCAGAAGTACTGCAGCAATAAGCAACTTGAAGTGATAATAGGCGGGTTTTGTGTGTCTAAGGATAATAGAATCGTTAAAAATAGAAGAGCAGAAGCGGAGAAGTATAACAATACTTTGCCTGGGACTTATTTTATAAAATCAGCTCTGTTCAAGGAAATTGGTGGTTTTGATACACATTTATCCTATGGTGAAAATACAGAGCTTTTTTTTCGGGTTTATCAGCAAAGCCCAAAAGTAGGCTATCTGAAAAAGGAAAACTTGATTTATAATAAGTCGAACAGTGGAGGAAGTATGGATTTAGGAAATCAGGTTAAATCCCTCAAGCATATTTTGAAAAAGCACGAAGATCTTCTAGATGCAAATGTGAAATTTCTGTATTTGCAGATTATTGGTGTAAGTTTAATGAAAACAGGAGACCTTCAAGATTCAAAGTACTATCTGGGAAAGGCATATTTGTTAAAGCCATGGAAAATTAAAACACTGCTTCGTTTCCTGATTTCCCTTTCTCCATTTTTGATCAGAAGAATTTACCAGAAATAA
- a CDS encoding glycosyltransferase: protein MMEERFAGFIITYNRPVKLTETIEKVLSQTYSPEKLWIIDNSDNEDTERKINTLTYENVIYHKVGYNAGPAGAAKIGLCLAAEEGVDWIYWGDDDDPPVFPNVFERLFNIIRLESASYKIGQIGIVGQYFDEKRGLLVRISDKQLKNSKTLPVDNIAGNQCKLINARVVTMGIYPDEELFFGFEELSFDVKLKIAGFQSVIDGSFQYTLREKYGKLGFKKGVVRKRNVNSLWRNYYSTRNLLYILKDNGYYTAVVYQIIRRLLKIGVAYRYGRKYGHYNMQTTLVGISHFLVGRKGENKHIGYGRK, encoded by the coding sequence ATGATGGAGGAGCGTTTTGCTGGATTTATCATTACCTATAATCGGCCTGTTAAACTGACCGAGACCATAGAGAAAGTTTTATCTCAGACCTACTCCCCAGAGAAATTATGGATAATAGACAATAGCGACAATGAGGACACTGAAAGGAAGATAAATACCCTTACGTATGAAAATGTAATTTACCATAAAGTAGGTTATAATGCTGGACCAGCCGGTGCTGCAAAAATTGGCTTGTGTTTGGCAGCGGAAGAGGGGGTTGATTGGATATATTGGGGAGATGATGATGACCCACCCGTATTTCCTAATGTGTTTGAACGTCTATTTAATATCATACGCTTAGAAAGTGCTTCATATAAAATTGGACAGATAGGAATAGTAGGTCAATACTTTGATGAAAAGAGGGGATTATTGGTAAGGATCAGTGATAAGCAGCTCAAAAATAGTAAAACATTGCCGGTAGATAATATTGCAGGGAATCAATGCAAATTGATAAATGCAAGGGTGGTGACTATGGGCATTTATCCAGATGAGGAGTTGTTTTTTGGTTTTGAGGAATTGAGTTTTGATGTCAAACTCAAAATTGCAGGATTTCAAAGTGTAATTGATGGGTCTTTTCAGTATACATTAAGAGAGAAATATGGCAAGTTGGGGTTTAAAAAGGGTGTTGTGAGAAAAAGGAATGTCAATTCTCTCTGGAGAAACTATTATTCCACAAGAAATTTACTTTATATTTTGAAGGACAATGGCTATTACACGGCAGTAGTTTATCAAATAATAAGGAGGTTATTAAAAATAGGAGTGGCCTATAGATATGGCCGGAAGTATGGCCATTATAATATGCAAACTACATTGGTAGGTATTTCCCATTTTTTGGTAGGGAGAAAAGGGGAAAATAAGCACATTGGTTATGGAAGGAAATAG
- a CDS encoding glycosyltransferase family 2 protein has translation MEGNSPFFSIVLPVFNRAFIVQNAIESVINQIFTDWELIIVNDASEDGSDQIIHDYLEDKRIRYFENEVNKGAAASRNIGIKQSKGAYISFLDSDNRFHPDFLVVFNRTIVANIDSEIFWGGVEREIIKNGSISHIEKHHWKPNVTKKNFCLKQIRTSTGRGLVVSRKACIEAGLFDEMMPAAEDTEFLLRLFQKYKGKWIEGYWYRAVIHENDRLSTNYQKQAEAYSILIRKHMQLFESNPKSSGRFFRKGAYYYYLCRDKKNAYKTLFRGVRLNPFDGKYYYYFIRFLF, from the coding sequence ATGGAAGGAAATAGTCCTTTTTTTTCCATTGTATTACCCGTGTTCAATAGGGCCTTTATTGTCCAAAATGCCATTGAGTCTGTAATAAATCAAATTTTCACTGATTGGGAATTAATTATAGTGAATGATGCTTCAGAAGACGGAAGCGATCAGATTATCCATGATTACTTAGAGGACAAAAGAATCCGATACTTTGAAAATGAGGTAAATAAAGGAGCTGCAGCATCGAGAAATATTGGTATAAAGCAATCCAAAGGAGCCTATATTTCATTTTTGGATAGTGATAATAGGTTTCATCCTGATTTTTTAGTCGTGTTTAATAGGACGATTGTTGCAAATATAGATTCGGAAATATTTTGGGGAGGAGTAGAAAGAGAAATTATAAAAAATGGAAGCATCAGTCACATTGAAAAACATCATTGGAAACCTAATGTGACTAAGAAAAATTTCTGCCTAAAACAAATTAGAACGAGTACGGGGAGAGGACTAGTTGTCAGTCGAAAAGCTTGCATAGAAGCTGGCTTATTTGATGAGATGATGCCAGCGGCTGAAGACACTGAGTTTTTGCTTCGTCTTTTCCAAAAATACAAAGGGAAGTGGATAGAGGGGTATTGGTATAGGGCTGTGATTCATGAAAATGATCGGCTTTCAACCAATTATCAAAAACAAGCCGAGGCATATTCAATTTTAATTAGAAAGCACATGCAGTTGTTTGAGTCAAATCCAAAAAGCTCAGGACGTTTTTTTCGCAAAGGAGCTTATTATTACTATTTGTGCAGAGATAAAAAAAATGCTTACAAGACCTTGTTTAGAGGGGTAAGACTAAATCCATTCGATGGGAAATATTATTATTATTTTATCAGATTTTTATTTTGA